A genomic window from Sporosarcina sp. Marseille-Q4063 includes:
- the namA gene encoding NADPH dehydrogenase NamA, which produces MAKLFEPFKIRDVEFKNRIVMAPMCMYSSHHDDGMIEDWHKTHYTSRAVGQVGLIIVEATAVQPEGRISAQDLGIWSDDHIDGLSETVRLMKQHGAKTGIQLAHAGRKATVDGDIYAPSAIAFNENYKTPVEMTTDDIRETIQAFKDGAIRAKKAGFDVIELHGAHGYLINEFLSPLSNKRTDEYGGSSENRYRILHEIIDEVRSVWEGPLFVRISAYDYTEGGMTPETYIEMANWMKAQGVDLIDVSSGAVVPARIDAYPGYQVKFSETIKEGADIATGAVGLITTGIQAEEILKNNRADVVLLARELLRDPYWAYTAAKDLGVEIESPKQYERGWTFNN; this is translated from the coding sequence TTGGCAAAGTTATTCGAGCCCTTTAAAATACGGGATGTTGAATTTAAAAACCGCATTGTGATGGCGCCGATGTGCATGTATTCGAGTCACCACGACGATGGGATGATTGAAGACTGGCATAAGACTCATTATACATCGCGCGCTGTCGGACAAGTTGGGCTTATTATTGTGGAAGCGACGGCCGTTCAACCAGAAGGTCGCATATCCGCGCAGGATCTTGGCATTTGGAGCGATGATCATATCGATGGTCTTTCAGAAACAGTTCGCCTGATGAAACAACACGGCGCAAAAACCGGCATTCAACTAGCTCATGCAGGAAGGAAAGCGACAGTTGACGGCGATATTTATGCACCTTCTGCAATTGCATTCAACGAGAACTACAAAACACCTGTTGAAATGACGACAGATGATATTAGGGAAACAATTCAAGCATTCAAAGACGGAGCGATTCGTGCGAAGAAGGCTGGATTCGATGTCATCGAACTGCACGGCGCGCATGGCTATCTTATCAACGAATTTTTGTCTCCTTTATCGAATAAACGGACCGATGAGTATGGTGGGTCTAGTGAAAATCGATACCGGATTTTACATGAAATCATCGATGAAGTACGTTCAGTTTGGGAAGGGCCTTTATTCGTCCGGATTTCCGCTTATGATTACACGGAAGGCGGCATGACGCCGGAAACTTATATCGAAATGGCAAATTGGATGAAAGCACAAGGTGTTGATTTGATTGATGTGAGTTCTGGGGCTGTGGTTCCAGCAAGAATCGACGCTTATCCGGGTTATCAAGTGAAGTTTTCAGAAACAATCAAAGAAGGCGCGGATATTGCGACAGGCGCTGTTGGACTAATCACTACCGGGATTCAAGCGGAAGAAATCTTGAAAAACAACAGGGCCGATGTAGTGTTGTTAGCAAGAGAGCTATTGCGAGATCCTTACTGGGCTTACACAGCAGCGAAAGATCTTGGTGTAGAAATTGAATCTCCGAAACAATATGAGCGGGGATGGACATTTAATAATTAA
- the rnz gene encoding ribonuclease Z has protein sequence MELQFLGTGAGMPSKMRNTSSVVLNLSAEGEGLWLFDCGEATQHQILHTSLKPGKIAKVFITHLHGDHILGLPGLLSSRSFLGGDDALHIYGPVGLEKWLTTTFQLTQTHLTYQLVFHEVTDGVVFENEDFLVTAKSLRHVIPCFGYRIEQKPLQGKLLIDEAIKKGVPKGPLLKQLKDGDDVELPDGRLVLSSDVTGEPQEGFTVTILGDTRYCAEAIELAHEADILVHEATFDLDTGDLAKDYGHSTIGDAATTAKIAEAKTLIANHISARFMPKDIPELLTQGKAIFPELYIAEDFARFEWKNHTVIQIES, from the coding sequence ATGGAATTGCAGTTTTTAGGTACAGGCGCAGGGATGCCGTCAAAAATGCGTAATACGTCTTCGGTAGTTCTGAATCTTTCTGCAGAAGGAGAAGGATTATGGTTGTTCGACTGCGGTGAAGCGACGCAACATCAAATTTTACATACTTCATTGAAGCCCGGTAAAATAGCTAAAGTTTTTATTACCCACTTGCATGGTGATCATATTTTAGGTTTACCCGGATTATTGAGCTCCAGGTCATTTCTAGGCGGTGATGACGCACTTCATATATATGGACCAGTCGGATTAGAAAAATGGCTGACAACAACTTTTCAACTGACTCAAACTCATTTAACTTATCAGCTTGTCTTTCATGAAGTGACTGATGGGGTTGTTTTTGAAAATGAAGATTTTCTTGTCACAGCGAAATCATTGCGCCATGTCATCCCGTGCTTCGGTTATCGAATTGAACAAAAACCGCTTCAAGGGAAATTGCTTATCGATGAAGCTATTAAAAAAGGCGTACCTAAAGGCCCTTTGTTGAAACAATTAAAAGACGGAGACGACGTTGAATTGCCAGACGGTCGACTCGTCTTAAGTAGTGATGTCACGGGAGAACCGCAAGAAGGATTTACGGTTACGATTCTTGGTGACACGCGTTATTGCGCGGAAGCTATTGAATTGGCGCATGAAGCAGATATTTTAGTCCATGAAGCAACGTTCGATTTAGATACGGGGGATCTTGCAAAAGACTATGGCCATTCAACAATCGGTGATGCGGCAACAACCGCGAAAATAGCTGAGGCAAAAACACTTATAGCCAACCATATCAGCGCTCGTTTTATGCCGAAAGATATTCCGGAGTTGTTGACGCAAGGAAAAGCCATATTTCCTGAACTTTATATTGCAGAAGACTTCGCGAGGTTTGAATGGAAAAATCACACGGTAATTCAGATAGAATCATAA
- the proC gene encoding pyrroline-5-carboxylate reductase, giving the protein MEKIIFVGAGSMAEAIIGGIVEQGAVQPQDVFVMNKSDNERLVSLQKKYGISIVCKEKKAFENADLVVLATKPKDIQQAMSDISLYMNKNTAVLSVIAGISINTIKNGLGNRPIARSMPNTSATIGKSATGIAMNAAVDDKMRKQLLGLLEAIGLVKEVEEDDLHAVTALSGSGPAYVYYLAEALEEAAMSKGLTKDVARSLIIQTLEGAAAMMKETGTEPAELRENVTSPGGTTAAGLQALDNRLFKETISACIESATARSRELGAQS; this is encoded by the coding sequence TTGGAAAAGATCATATTTGTAGGTGCGGGGTCGATGGCGGAAGCAATTATTGGCGGAATAGTAGAGCAAGGCGCGGTACAACCACAAGATGTGTTTGTGATGAATAAATCCGATAATGAAAGATTAGTTTCATTGCAAAAGAAGTACGGCATATCGATTGTATGCAAGGAGAAAAAAGCATTCGAAAACGCAGACCTTGTTGTACTTGCGACGAAACCGAAAGATATTCAGCAAGCAATGTCAGACATCAGCCTATACATGAATAAAAACACTGCAGTTTTATCTGTAATCGCCGGAATTTCGATTAACACGATTAAAAACGGTCTTGGAAATAGACCTATTGCAAGATCGATGCCGAATACATCCGCTACAATTGGAAAATCAGCAACAGGCATAGCGATGAACGCCGCAGTGGATGACAAAATGAGAAAACAGCTTCTAGGTCTGTTGGAAGCAATTGGACTAGTGAAAGAAGTGGAAGAGGATGATTTGCATGCAGTGACTGCCCTTTCCGGCAGCGGTCCGGCTTACGTCTATTACTTGGCGGAGGCGCTTGAAGAAGCCGCAATGAGTAAAGGTCTGACAAAAGATGTGGCACGTTCACTCATTATTCAAACGCTGGAAGGTGCCGCGGCGATGATGAAAGAAACTGGGACGGAACCAGCCGAACTGCGGGAAAATGTGACGAGTCCAGGTGGAACAACTGCAGCCGGGTTGCAAGCATTGGATAATCGTTTATTTAAAGAAACGATTTCAGCGTGCATTGAAAGTGCGACGGCCCGGTCGCGAGAACTGGGTGCGCAAAGTTAA